The proteins below are encoded in one region of Dioscorea cayenensis subsp. rotundata cultivar TDr96_F1 chromosome 18, TDr96_F1_v2_PseudoChromosome.rev07_lg8_w22 25.fasta, whole genome shotgun sequence:
- the LOC120282208 gene encoding nitrate reductase [NADH]-like, translated as MAASVDNRQFTNHSPIRGCSFPALIPHLSNHYSTSDYYSDSDSDSDSDAETNLKSLLLDVEPSIRDPRDEGTADQWIQRNASLIRLTGKHPFNSEPPLARLMHYGFITPVPLHYVRNHGAVPKADWKSWTVEVCGLVKRPARITMDELVREFKPMEIPVTLACAGNRRKEQNMVRQTVGFNWGPAAISNSVWRGARLCDVLRRCGVMGRKNEALNVCFEGAENLPGGGGSKYGTSIRREVAMDPSRDIMLAYMQNGELLSPDHGFPVRIIIPGCIGGRMVKWLKRIVVTTKESESYYHYHDNRVLPSHVDAELANAEAWWYKPEYIINELNINSVITTPGHDEILPINSFTTQRGYTMKGYAYSGGGKKVTRVEITLDSGETWLVCTVDHPEKPNKYGRYWCWCFWSVEVEVLDLLGAKEIAVRAWDETLNTQPEKLIWNVMGMMNNCWFKVKVNVCRPHKGEIGLVFEHPTQPGNQTGGWMARQKQLESSEGVQPLKKSVSSPFMNTSAKEFTMSDVRKHSSKDSAWIVVHGHVYDCTAFLKDHPGGEDSILINAGTDCTEEFEAIHSDKAKSMLDTYRIGELVTGYISDTSVHGATNLSHLAPIREASRAPSVALSNPRDKVPCRLVSKTSISRDVRLFRFNFPSSDQVLGLPVGKHIFVCANIDGKLCMRAYTPTSTVDEVGYFELLIKIYYKGEHPKFPNGGLMSQYLDSLPIGSSIEIKGPVGHIEYTGRGNFVVNGKQKFARRLAMIAGGTGITPMYQVIQAVLQDKQDDRTEMHLVYANRTEDDILLREELDRWAREYPEQFKVWYVVEAAKAKEEWKYSLGFVTENILREHVPAGDSGDSLALACGPPPMIQFAVLPNLEKLKYDTSESLLIF; from the exons ATGGCAGCCTCAGTTGATAACAGGCAATTCACCAACCACTCACCAATCCGGGGCTGCAGTTTCCCAGCTCTAATCCCACACCTCTCCAATCATTACTCCACCAGTGACTACTACTCCGATTCTGATTCTGATTCTGATTCTGATGCCGAGACTAACTTAAAATCACTACTCCTCGATGTCGAACCATCGATACGAGACCCCAGAGACGAGGGCACTGCTGATCAATGGATTCAACGAAACGCGTCACTCATCCGTCTCACGGGTAAGCACCCATTCAACTCCGAACCACCACTCGCACGTCTCATGCACTATGGCTTCATTACTCCAGTCCCACTTCACTATGTTCGAAACCATGGTGCTGTGCCCAAAGCTGACTGGAAGTCATGGACGGTTGAAGTCTGTGGGCTTGTTAAACGCCCGGCGCGCATCACTATGGATGAGCTTGTCCGGGAATTCAAGCCTATGGAGATTCCTGTCACGCTCGCTTGCGCCGGCAACCGACGCAAAGAGCAGAACATGGTGCGCCAGACTGTGGGTTTCAACTGGGGCCCCGCCGCTATCTCGAACTCGGTGTGGCGTGGCGCTCGCCTGTGCGACGTGCTGCGCCGGTGCGGAGTCATGGGGCGCAAGAACGAGGCGCTCAATGTTTGTTTTGAGGGCGCTGAGAACCTGCCTGGTGGAGGTGGTTCTAAGTATGGGACTAGCATTAGAAGGGAAGTGGCCATGGACCCTTCCAGAGATATAATGCTTGCTTACATGCAAAACGGGGAGCTTTTGTCCCCTGACCATGGCTTTCCAGTTAGAATTATTATTCCAGGTTGTATTGGTGGCCGCATGGTGAAGTGGCTCAAGAGGATTGTGGTTACTACTAAGGAGTCTGAGAGCTACTATCATTATCATGACAACAGGGTCCTTCCTTCTCATGTTGATGCTGAGCTTGCCAACGCTgaag CATGGTGGTATAAGCCGGAGTATATCATCAATGAATTGAACATAAACTCGGTGATCACGACACCAGGGCATGATGAGATCCTTCCCATCAACTCTTTTACCACGCAGAGGGGTTATACGATGAAAGGCTATGCTTATTCTG GTGGAGGGAAGAAGGTGACCAGAGTGGAGATAACATTGGATAGTGGGGAGACATGGCTAGTCTGCACTGTTGACCACCCTGAGAAACCGAACAAGTATGGTAGATACTGGTGCTGGTGCTTCTGGTCTGTGGAAGTGGAGGTCTTGGATTTACTGGGTGCCAAAGAAATAGCTGTCCGAGCTTGGGATGAAACTCTCAACACACAACCTGAGAAACTTATCTGGAACGTCATG GGCATGATGAATAACTGCTGGTTCAAAGTGAAAGTGAACGTGTGCAGGCCACACAAGGGTGAGATAGGGTTAGTATTTGAGCACCCAACTCAACCTGGAAACCAAACTGGTGGATGGATGGCAAGACAAAAACAACTGGAATCATCAGAGGGTGTTCAGCCCCTTAAAAAGAGCGTCTCATCTCCATTCATGAACACTTCAGCCAAAGAATTCACAATGTCAGATGTCCGCAAGCACTCGTCCAAAGACTCTGCTTGGATTGTAGTCCATGGTCATGTCTATGATTGCACTGCTTTCCTCAAAGACCATCCCGGAGGAGAAGACAGCATCCTGATCAACGCTGGCACTGATTGCACTGAAGAGTTCGAAGCTATCCACTCTGATAAAGCTAAGTCAATGCTTGACACGTACCGTATTGGTGAGCTTGTCACAGGCTACATCTCGGATACTTCAGTTCATGGTGCAACAAATCTATCACACCTTGCACCAATACGTGAAGCATCAAGAGCTCCGAGTGTGGCACTTAGTAATCCCCGGGATAAAGTCCCTTGCCGTCTTGTTTCCAAGACTTCCATCTCTCGTGATGTTCGGTTGTTTCGCTTCAATTTCCCGTCTTCTGATCAAGTTCTTGGCTTACCAGTTGGAAAACATATATTCGTTTGTGCTAATATTGATGGTAAGTTATGCATGAGAGCTTACACTCCAACCAGTACTGTTGACGAGGTCGGTTACTTTGAATTGCTCATCAAGATTTACTACAAAGGTGAGCATCCAAAGTTTCCCAATGGTGGACTCATGTCACAGTACCTCGACTCACTGCCCATTGGCTCTAGTATTGAAATCAAAGGACCGGTTGGACATATTGAATACACCGGCAGGGGAAACTTTGTCGTTAATGGTAAACAAAAGTTTGCGAGACGACTAGCGATGATCGCTGGTGGCACTGGGATTACTCCAATGTACCAGGTGATCCAGGCTGTGTTACAAGATAAGCAAGATGATCGCACTGAGATGCACCTTGTCTATGCCAACAGGACTGAGGATGATATACTGTTGAGAGAAGAGCTTGATCGGTGGGCAAGAGAGTATCCGGAGCAGTTCAAAGTGTGGTATGTGGTGGAGGCAGCTAAAGCGAAGGAGGAGTGGAAATACAGTCTGGGTTTTGTGACTGAGAATATACTGAGAGAACATGTCCCTGCAGGGGACTCTGGAGATAGTCTTGCTCTTGCATGTGGACCTCCTCCTATGATTCAGTTTGCAGTGTTGCCAAACTTGGAGAAGCTCAAGTATGACACCAGTGAATCACTGCTCATcttttaa